A section of the Chiloscyllium plagiosum isolate BGI_BamShark_2017 chromosome 4, ASM401019v2, whole genome shotgun sequence genome encodes:
- the LOC122548756 gene encoding ankyrin repeat and SOCS box protein 10-like produces the protein MSVVDRCAELLLRFGCNVNSRTEDKGDTALHIAARFALEGHVQLYLHHGASVNRLNESEQSPLHCVCAQSHSSEDADRYFRVCHYLVEHGASVEALDEEKQSALHLACRTVNHRMVDLLLSKGIDVNRMDYGGNAPMHKALQAVAYKLEHEPERTVRSLLNYGSIRIWPGAIPKVS, from the coding sequence ATGAGTGTGGTTGACAGGTGTGCGGAGCTGTTGCTGAGGTTTGGGTGTAACGTGAACAGTCGCACAGAGGACAAGGGCGATACAGCCCTGCACATTGCAGCCAGGTTCGCTTTGGAGGGTCATGTCCAGTTGTACCTTCATCACGGAGCATCTGTGAACAGGCTGAATGAGAGTGAGCAGAGCCCACTGCACTGTGTATGTGCCCAGTCCCACAGCAGCGAGGATGCTGACAGGTATTTCCGAGTCTGTCACTATCTGGTTGAGCATGGGGCCAGTGTGGAGGCACTGGATGAAGAGAAGCAATCAGCACTGCACTTGGCCTGTCGCACAGTCAACCACAGGATGGTGGATCTGCTCCTGAGCAAAGGAATCGATGTTAACCGCATGGATTACGGGGGAAATGCCCCAATGCACAAAGCCCTGCAGGCTGTCGCTTACAAGTTAGAACATGAACCCGAACGCACCGTCCGATCCCTCTTAAACTATGGATCCATCCGGATTTGGCCAGGTGCTATTCCAAAGGTGAGTTAA